The Rhinopithecus roxellana isolate Shanxi Qingling chromosome 9, ASM756505v1, whole genome shotgun sequence genome contains a region encoding:
- the LOC104658204 gene encoding 40S ribosomal protein S4, X isoform-like has translation MARGPKKHLKRVAAPKHWMLDKLTSVFAPCPSTGPHKLRECLPLIIFLRNRLKYALTGDEVKKICMQRFIKIDGKVRTDITYPAGFMDVISIDKTGENFRLIYDTKGRFAVHRITPEEAKYKLCKVRKIFVGTKGIPHLVTHDARTIRYPDPLIKVNDTIQIDLETGKITDFIKFDTGNLCMVTGGANLGRIGVITNRERHPGSFDVVHVKDANGNSFATRLSNIFVIGKGNKPWISLPRGKGIRLTIAEERDKRLAAKQSSG, from the coding sequence ATGGCTCGTGGTCCCAAGAAGCATCTGAAGCGGGTAGCAGCTCCAAAGCATTGGATGCTGGATAAATTGACCAGTGTGTTTGCTCCTTGTCCATCCACCGGTCCCCACAAGTTGAGAGAGTGTCTCCCCCTCATCATTTTCCTAAGGAACAGACTTAAGTATGCCCTGACAGGAGATGAAGTAAAGAAGATTTGCATGCAGCGGTTCATTAAGATCGATGGCAAGGTCCGAACTGATATAACCTACCCTGCTGGATTCATGGATGTCATCAGCATTGACAAGACGGGAGAGAACTTCCGTCTGATCTATGACACCAAGGGTCGCTTTGCTGTACATCGTATTACACCTGAGGAGGCCAAGTACAAGTTATGCAAAGTGAGAAAGATCTTTGTGGGCACAAAAGGAATCCCTCATCTGGTGACTCATGATGCCCGCACCATCCGCTACCCCGATCCCCTCATCAAGGTGAATGATACCATTCAGATTGATTTGGAGACTGGCAAGATTACTGATTTCATCAAGTTCGACACTGGTAACCTGTGTATGGTGACTGGAGGTGCTAACCTGGGAAGAATTGGTGTGATCACCAACAGAGAGAGGCATCCTGGATCTTTTGATGTGGTTCACGTGAAAGATGCCAATGGCAACAGCTTTGCCACTCGACTTTCCAACATTTTTGTTATTGGCAAGGGCAACAAACCATGGATTTCTCTTCCCCGAGGAAAGGGTATCCGCCTCACCATTgctgaagagagagacaaaagactGGCGGCCAAACAGAGCAGTGGGTGA